The following proteins are co-located in the Arctopsyche grandis isolate Sample6627 chromosome 3, ASM5162203v2, whole genome shotgun sequence genome:
- the LOC143923049 gene encoding uncharacterized protein LOC143923049, translating into MAARASAPDPTPASAPAAETTPAPAPVRRRPAASALAPAPAPAPAPATKCHFVPLDLDSVPGPSGIKQCFRTVKSLRRVPLLGSAGSSSPSTSATSSSSSSRSKAVPHPNPHPHPHPNPKRYECHSCHKKFGSPGKLQQHSLSHTGELPFTCSHCDKRFNSKFKLVRHVLIHNETRPHACPHCSRTFHRKDHLANHARIHNPVKDVYACGKHGCNKQYTSLLNYRKHVALHSAEEGNLECKICSETFDTKDDIVYHLKVHAGSRTVKNEMDKKFTCPECERKFFTAKDVRRHLVVHTGRRDFVCQFCPQKFGRKDHLVRHVKKAHSSELAQSAIPSTSTVVSEPLLRPETQRKKGKGEAKRSKPDTRLTRKQAESFQNVVKSERPVGQVFRYDTAPVPMVLTEAVVPRQFVEIKDEPQSSDDVKLETVPSMITLTSPIESTPSTSGLGKYADDESYSDVIYMIPEPYSSMDVMMVGDIDYAARSGSSDIDNAELVPVMEASSETLSILEQPVDSLLIDESEHGSPMTNPQLMKLPTFNVAFQNAAQSPKPPP; encoded by the coding sequence ATGGCCGCCCGCGCCTCCGCCCCCGACCCCACCCCCGCCTCCGCGCCCGCAGCCGAGACCACCCCCGCACCCGCCCCCGTCCGAAGGCGCCCCGCGGCCTCCGCCctcgcccccgcccccgcccccgcccccgcccccgccacCAAGTGTCACTTCGTGCCGCTCGACCTCGACAGTGTCCCTGGTCCCAGCGGCATCAAGCAGTGCTTCCGCACCGTCAAGTCCCTGCGGCGCGTTCCTCTCCTGGGCAGCGCCGGCTCCTCGTCCCCCTCCACCTCCGCCACCTCGTCCTCCTCCTCGTCCAGGTCCAAGGCCGTCCCTCACCCgaacccccacccccacccgcACCCCAACCCGAAGCGCTACGAGTGTCATTCGTGCCACAAAAAGTTCGGGAGTCCGGGTAAGCTGCAGCAGCACTCGCTGTCGCACACGGGCGAGCTGCCGTTCACGTGTTCGCACTGCGACAAGAGGTTCAACTCCAAGTTCAAGCTGGTGCGGCACGTGCTGATCCACAACGAGACTCGGCCGCACGCGTGCCCCCACTGCTCGAGGACTTTCCACCGCAAGGACCACCTGGCCAACCACGCTCGCATCCACAACCCCGTCAAGGATGTCTACGCGTGCGGCAAACACGGCTGCAACAAGCAGTACACTTCCCTGCTCAACTACAGGAAGCACGTCGCGCTCCACTCCGCCGAGGAGGGCAACCTCGAGTGCAAGATCTGCTCGGAGACGTTCGACACCAAAGACGACATCGTCTACCACCTCAAGGTGCATGCGGGCAGTCGCACGGTCAAGAACGAGATGGACAAAAAGTTCACCTGTCCCGAGTGCGAGAGGAAGTTCTTCACGGCCAAGGACGTGCGTCGACACCTCGTAGTGCACACCGGCCGCAGGGACTTTGTCTGTCAGTTCTGTCCGCAGAAGTTCGGTCGCAAGGACCACCTCGTGAGGCACGTTAAGAAAGCGCACTCGAGCGAGTTGGCTCAGTCGGCGATCCCGAGCACTTCGACCGTCGTCTCCGAGCCCCTCCTTCGGCCCGAGACGCAGCGGAAGAAGGGCAAGGGCGAGGCCAAGCGATCCAAGCCGGACACGCGCTTGACGAGAAAGCAGGCCGAGTCGTTTCAGAACGTAGTCAAGTCTGAACGTCCCGTCGGTCAGGTCTTCCGATACGACACGGCGCCGGTTCCGATGGTTCTGACCGAGGCTGTTGTGCCTCGGCAGTTCGTAGAGATCAAAGACGAACCGCAGTCTTCGGACGATGTCAAATTGGAAACCGTTCCTTCTATGATTACGTTGACTTCGCCGATCGAATCCACGCCTTCTACGTCCGGTCTCGGTAAGTATGCCGACGACGAGTCGTATTCGGACGTGATTTATATGATTCCCGAGCCGTATTCTTCCATGGATGTGATGATGGTGGGTGATATAGACTATGCGGCGAGAAGCGGCTCCAGTGATATAGACAATGCTGAACTTGTACCTGTGATGGAAGCTAGTAGTGAAACTCTTAGTATTTTAGAGCAACCCGTAGACTCTTTGTTGATCGACGAAAGCGAGCACGGCTCCCCCATGACCAACCCGCAACTGATGAAACTGCCCACTTTTAATGTTGCATTCCAAAATGCTGCGCAGAGTCCCAAACCTCCGCCTTGA